One window of the Triticum dicoccoides isolate Atlit2015 ecotype Zavitan chromosome 3B, WEW_v2.0, whole genome shotgun sequence genome contains the following:
- the LOC119281005 gene encoding uncharacterized protein LOC119281005: protein MHFMYTSVGQPGSMHDTSVLYHAIEADKDTFPHPPKGKYYLVDAGYPNRPGYLAPYKGERYHVPDFQRGVAPRTPKEKFNKIHSSKRNVIERAFGVWKMKWRILLKMPNYSVETQKMIVAATMTLHNYVRYHDKGDLHFLRVDRDPNYVPTIPSRYQRYAIPPNASDVSTSEASDKDMDLFRNRLATNIALGW from the exons ATGCATTTCATGTACACTTCAGTTGGTCAACCCGGCTCTATGCATGATACCAGTGTCTTGTATCATGCAATTGAAGCTGACAAAGATACCTTCCCTCATCCTCCAAAGG GTAAGTACTATCTTGTGGACGCGGGCTATCCTAATAGACCTGGATATCTCGCACCTTACAAGGGAGAAAGGTACCACGTGCCTGATTTTCAACGAGGTGTGGCGCCAAGAACACCTAAGGAGAAATTTAACAAGATACACTCATCCAAGCGTAATGTGATCGAGAGAGCATTTGGTGTGTGGAAAATGAAGTGGCGGATTCTACTAAAGATGCCCAATTATTCAGTTGAAACTCAAAAGATGATAGTGGCTGCCACTATGACCCTTCACAACTACGTTCGATATCATGATAAGGGTGATCTTCACTTTCTTCGAGTCGACAGAGATCCCAACTATGTCCCAACTATCCCTTCAAGGTATCAACGGTACGCCATCCCTCCGAATGCATCAGATGTGTCAACCTCGGAGGCTAGTGATAAAGACATGGACCTGTTCCGTAATAGACTAGCAACTAATATTGCTCTTGGTTGGTGA
- the LOC119275218 gene encoding uncharacterized protein LOC119275218, translated as MLQLKNKWDKLKTDYSNFRKLKLKETGGGWDYERNTIKQDDEWWKKAKIDIPGCGKFRKRGLRNENNLSIMFADITSDGTDHWNPASGTIPQSSSATSVFNVDDIQDVDLEETQTGESHVDGKGKRLGRYVDGNNKKPKTSLVIQEQITRVGDIAERTQSSFESYMKKEESSSITSVMDLVVECGAIVGSDEYFIASELFVKREQREMFLHMTESAARLDWLRRKYNSKYGH; from the exons ATGCTCCAACTAAAGAACAAGTGGGATAAGTTGAAGACTGATTACAGCAATTTCAGAAAACTCAAATTGAAGGAGACTGGTGGTGGGTGGGACTATGAGAGAAACACCATCAAAcaagatgatgaatggtggaagaAAGCAAAGATA GACATCCCTGGCTGTGGCAAGTTCCGAAAGCGCGGACTTCGAAATGAGAATAACTTATCTATCATGTTTGCTGACATCACAAGTGATGGTACAGATCACTGGAATCCTGCTTCAGGCACCATTCCCCAATCTAGCAGTGCAACTTCAGTTTTCAATGTGGACGACATACAAGATGTTGATCTGGAGGAGACCCAAACAGGTGAGTCACATGTCGATGGAAAAGGGAAGAGACTTGGCAGGTATGTGGATGGCAATAACAAGAAGCCAAAGACATCTCTTGTTATACAAGAACAGATAACCAGGGTTGGAGATATAGCAGAGAGGACCCAATCCAGCTTTGAGTCATACATGAAGAAAGAAGAGAGTTCATCGATTACTTCTGTGATGGATctggttgttgagtgtggtgcaatAGTAGGCAGTGATGAATATTTCATTGCTAGTGAACTATTTGTGAAGCGAGAGCAGAGAGAGATGTTCCTGCATATGACTGAAAGTGCTGCTCGTTTAGATTGGTTGCGTAGGAAATACAACAGCAAGTATGGGCATTAG